The following coding sequences lie in one Oryza brachyantha chromosome 10, ObraRS2, whole genome shotgun sequence genomic window:
- the LOC102718027 gene encoding metalloendoproteinase 4-MMP-like, whose product MFPYRRGGATTCLLLLAIACVLSCVSVAAARPAPTTTMLHGGAVVSRYSFFPGKPRWVRLRRPMVLTYALSKTATVGYLPRDAVRAVLRSAFARWAEAIPVSFAETERYGAADITVGFYAGDHDDEDAFTGPQTVFAHAFEPEDGRLHFNAQNHWAVDLSADSSPDAVDLESVATHEIGHILGLDHATSVSSVMYPYISLRERKVQLSGDDVQGIQELYGVNPNFSFTSYFKPHHEPPATRFWGLGLAYLLLAPF is encoded by the coding sequence ATGTTCCCGTATCGTCGCGGAGGCGCGACGACGTGCCTCCTGCTGCTGGCGATAGCTTGCGTCCTCTCATGCGTCAGCGTGGCGGccgcgcggccggcgccgacgacgacgatgctgcacggcggcgcggtcgTCAGCCGGTACTCGTTCTTTCCGGGCAAGCCACGGTGGGTGAGGCTCCGACGGCCAATGGTGCTGACGTACGCGCTGTCCAAGACCGCCACCGTCGGGTACCTCCCGCGGGACGCCGTGCGGGCCGTGCTGCGGAGCGCGTTCGCGCGGTGGGCGGAGGCCATCCCGGTGAGCTTCGCCGAGACGGAGCGCTACGGCGCGGCGGACATCACGGTGGGCTTCTACGCCGGCgaccacgacgacgaggacgcgTTCACCGGGCCGCAGACAGTGTTCGCCCACGCCTTCGAGCCGGAGGACGGCCGCCTGCACTTCAACGCGCAGAACCACTGGGCGGTGGACCTGAGCGCGGACAGCTCGCCGGACGCCGTCGACCTGGAGTCGGTGGCGACGCACGAGATCGGCCACATCCTCGGCCTCGACCACGCGACGTCGGTGAGCTCGGTCATGTACCCGTACATCAGCCTGAGGGAGAGGAAGGTGCAGCTCAGTGGCGACGACGTCCAAGGCATCCAGGAGTTGTATGGGGTCAACCCAAACTTCAGCTTCACAAGCTACTTCAAGCCGCACCATGAGCCCCCCGCCACTCGATTTTGGGGGCTTGGTCTAGCCTACCTCCTACTTGCGCCGTTCTAG
- the LOC102708183 gene encoding 2-oxoglutarate-dependent dioxygenase 11-like, with product MSLLVPNVQELAQTCNRPDQQVPDRYVRPEAGADEVIVGHGVSAAIPVIDLAKLLHPESSKEECAKLGSACQQWGFFQLINHGVPDDVISDVRRDLTEFFSLPMEAKEAYAKSPDDYEGYGQHFVVSEKQKLDWGDLLHLRLRPVESRDMRFWPAHPPSFRNSMEMYSSETARVARCLMEFLAMDMGVDPESLMEIFRGQPQTLRVNYYPPCRQAGKVFGLSPHCDAAGLTLLLQVNGVQGLQIRKDGRWLAVDAPDGAFVVNVGDTLEIASNGRYRSIEHRAVVHPEKERISAAVFHQACRNATVGPLPELVTKDGGRPVYRSMVYEDFMKRFFSAKLDGRANVEGLRI from the exons ATGTCTCTACTCGTGCCAAATGTGCAGGAACTCGCGCAGACTTGCAACAGACCTGACCAGCAGGTTCCTGACAGGTATGTCAGGCCGGAGGCCGGTGCCGACGAGGTCATCGTCGGCCATGGCGTCAGCGCTGCAATTCCGGTGATCGATCTTGCCAAGCTGCTCCACCCAGAGTCATCGAAGGAGGAGTGTGCCAAGCTGGGTTCTGCATGTCAGCAATGGGGCTTCTTCCAG CTCATCAACCATGGGGTGCCAGACGATGTGATCAGTGACGTGAGGAGAGACCTAACTGAGTTCTTCAGTTTACCAATGGAAGCCAAGGAGGCATACGCCAAATCACCAGACGACTACGAAGGCTATGGCCAGCACTTCGTCGTCTCGGAGAAGCAGAAGCTGGACTGGGGAGACCTGCTCCACCTCCGGCTTCGCCCAGTCGAGTCCAGGGACATGAGGTTCTGGCCTGCTCATCCTCCATCATTCAG GAATTCCATGGAGATGTACTCGTCGGAGACAGCGAGAGTGGCGCGCTGCCTGATGGAGTTTCTGGCCATGGACATGGGCGTTGATCCGGAGTCTCTCATGGAGATATTCAGAGGCCAGCCCCAGACCTTGAGGGTGAACTACTACCCGCCGTGCCGGCAAGCCGGCAAGGTGTTCGGCCTGTCGCCGCACTGCGACGCGGCCGGGTTGACGCTGCTACTCCAGGTGAACGGCGTGCAGGGACTGCAGATCAGGAAGGATGGCAGGTggctcgccgtcgacgccccCGACGGCGCATTCGTCGTCAACGTCGGCGACACACTTGAG ATTGCAAGCAATGGAAGGTACAGGAGCATCGAGCACAGGGCCGTGGTGCACCCGGAGAAGGAGCGCATCTCGGCGGCGGTGTTCCACCAGGCGTGCCGGAACGCGACGGTCGGGCCTCTGCCGGAGCTCGTGACGAAGGACGGCGGCAGGCCGGTGTACAGGTCGATGGTCTACGAGGATTTCATGAAGCGCTTCTTCTCGGCCAAGCTTGACGGGAGGGCTAACGTCGAGGGCCTGAGGATTTAG